The Pectinophora gossypiella chromosome 15, ilPecGoss1.1, whole genome shotgun sequence genome has a window encoding:
- the LOC126373265 gene encoding V-type proton ATPase catalytic subunit A, with amino-acid sequence MTTTRPLKTIAMSDDSEEKFGYVFAVSGPVVTAERMSGSAMYELVRVGYNELVGEIIRLEGDMATIQVYEETSGVTVGDPVLRTGKPLSVELGPGILGSIFDGIQRPLKDINELTQSIYIPKGVNVPCLARETSWEFNPLNVKVGSHITGGDLYGIVHENTLVKHKMLMPPRAKGTVTYIAPNGNYKVTDVVLETEFDGEKSSYSMLQVWPVRQPRPVTEKLPANHPLLTGQRVLDSLFPCVQGGTTAIPGAFGCGKTVISQALSKYSNSDVIVYVGCGERGNEMSEVLRDFPELTVEIEGVTESIMKRTALVANTSNMPVAAREASIYTGITLSEYFRDMGYNVSMMADSTSRWAEALREISGRLAEMPADSGYPAYLGARLASFYERAGRVKCLGNPDREGSVSIVGAVSPPGGDFSDPVTAATLGIVQVFWGLDKKLAQRKHFPSINWLISYSKYMRALDDFYDKNYPEFVPLRTKVKEILQEEEDLSEIVQLVGKASLAETDKITLEVAKLLKDDFLQQNSYSAYDRFCPFYKTVGMLKNIISFYDMSRHAVESTAQSDNKVTWNVIRDAMGPVLYTLSSMKFKDPVKDGEAKIKADFDQLLEDMSAAFRNLED; translated from the exons ATGACGACGACCAGGCCTTTGAAGACGATCGCAATGAGCGACGACAGTGAGGAGAAATTCGGATATGTGTTCGCCGTGTCGGGTCCCG TGGTGACGGCGGAGAGGATGTCGGGCTCCGCTATGTACGAGCTGGTGCGCGTCGGATACAACGAGCTGGTCGGCGAGATCATCCGGCTGGAGGGAGACATGGCCACCATACAG GTGTACGAGGAGACATCAGGCGTGACTGTAGGCGACCCAGTGCTGCGTACAGGCAAGCCGCTGTCAGTGGAGCTGGGCCCCGGCATCCTTGGCTCCATCTTCGACGGCATCCAGCGCCCGCTCAAGGACATCAACGAGCTCACCCAGTCCATCTACATCCCCAAGGGTGTCAACGTGCCGTGCCTGGCGCGCGAGACCAGCTGGGAATTCAATCCCTTGAATGTTAAG GTCGGGTCCCACATCACCGGAGGCGACCTGTACGGTATCGTGCACGAGAACACGCTGGTCAAACACAAGATGCTGATGCCACCGCGCGCCAAGGGAACCGTCACATACATCGCGCCCAACGGCAACTACAAAGTTACT GACGTGGTGCTGGAGACGGAGTTCGACGGGGAGAAGTCCTCGTACAGCATGTTGCAAGTGTGGCCGGTGCGCCAGCCGCGCCCCGTCACCGAGAAGCTGCCCGCCAACCACCCGCTGCTGACCGGGCAGAGGGTACTGGACTCGCTGTTCCC TTGCGTCCAGGGCGGTACCACGGCCATCCCCGGAGCGTTCGGTTGCGGCAAGACTGTCATCTCACAGGCGCTGTCCAAGTACTCCAACTCTGACGTCATCGTATACGTCGGCTGCGGAGAGCGTG GTAACGAGATGTCTGAAGTACTCCGGGACTTCCCCGAGCTGACGGTGGAGATTGAGGGCGTAACCGAGTCCATCATGAAGCGCACGGCCCTCGTCGCCAACACCTCCAACATGCCTGTGGCTGCCCGTGAGGCTTCCATCTACACCG GTATCACCCTCTCCGAGTACTTCCGCGACATGGGTTACAACGTATCCATGATGGCTGACTCCACCTCCCGTTGGGCCGAGGCGCTGCGTGAGATCTCGGGTCGTCTGGCGGAGATGCCGGCCGACTCGGGCTACCCCGCCTACCTGGGCGCCCGGCTGGCCTCCTTCTACGAGCGCGCCGGACGCGTCAAGTGCCTCGGGAACCCCGACCGCGAGG GTTCGGTATCCATCGTGGGCGCCGTGTCTCCCCCCGGAGGTGACTTCTCGGACCCCGTGACAGCAGCCACGCTGGGCATCGTGCAGGTGTTCTGGGGGCTCGACAAGAAGCTCGCGCAGAGGAAGCACTTCCCCTCCATCAACTGGCTCATCTCTTACAG CAAGTACATGCGCGCTCTCGATGACTTCTACGACAAGAACTACCCCGAGTTCGTGCCACTCAGGACTAAG GTCAAGGAGATCCTGCAGGAGGAGGAGGATCTGTCTGAGATCGTGCAGCTGGTCGGCAAGGCGTCGCTGGCTGAGACCGACAAGATCACGCTGGAGGTCGCCAAGCTGCTTAAGGACGACTTCCTGCAGCAGAACAG CTACTCGGCGTACGATCGCTTCTGCCCGTTCTACAAGACGGTGGGCATGCTGAAGAACATCATCTCGTTCTACGACATGTCGCGGCACGCGGTGGAGTCCACGGCGCAGTCGGACAACAAGGTCACGTGGAACGTCATCCGCGACGCCATGGGGCCCGTGCTCTACACGCTCTCCTCTATGAAGTTCAAG GACCCAGTGAAAGACGGCGAGGCTAAGATCAAGGCGGACTTCGACCAGCTGTTGGAGGATATGTCGGCGGCCTTCCGCAACCTCGAGGACTAG